Below is a genomic region from Helicobacter pylori.
TTAATCCCCTACATTGTGGACAGGAAAAAAGTCGTGGATAGCCCTTTTAAACAGCACTAAATGTTTGATTAGGGCTAATAGGGGGCATGCCCTTATTTAATCTTATTTAATCTTATTTAATCTTATTTAATCTTATTTAATCTTATTTAATCTTATTTAATCTTATTTAATCTTATTTAATCTTATTTAATCTTATTTAATCTTATTTAATCTTATTTAATCTTATTTAATCTTATTTAATCTTGGCTTTTATGGAGCGCTAGCAATAAAAACGATAAAAAGCCTTTTTAAGACAAAAAGCTTGATTTTAGCAGTGATTTCTTAAGCGTTATTAGGGGGTTAGTGGGAATGTTATTCCAAAATCCCCCTTAAGTTTTACAGCCAAATCTAAAACGATCCCACCAAGTAACTAAACCACCTTTTATCGCTATCCCTATTAAAACAATTTTAACCCTCTTTTAATCTTAAAAAATGTTTCAAAACACCCCAAAAAACCTTTTTTTTTTTTTTTGGAACAACAAAACGCCCCATTAGTGCAAAAATTTTATCAATTCATGCTATGTTAACGGAATCTTGTGATAAGATTCCCAATTTAATTTAAAAAGGAGAAAACATGAAAAAACACATCCTTTCATTAGCTTTAGGCTCGCTTTTAGTTTCCACTTTGAGCGCTGAAGACGACGGCTTTTACATGAGCGCAGGCTATCAAATCGGTGAAGCCGCTCAAATGGTGAAAAACACCAAAGGCATCCAACAGCTTTCAGACAATTATGAAAACTTGAGCAAGCTTTTAACCCGATACAGCACCCTAAACACCCTCATCAAATTATCCTCTGACCCGAGTGCGATTAATGCGGCACGTGAAAATCTGGGCGCGAGCGCGAAGAATTTGATCGGCGAAAAAGCCTCCCCCGCCTATCAAGCCGTGCTTTTAGCGATCAACGCGGCGGTGGGGTTTTGGAATGTCTTAGGCTATGTTACGCAATGCGGAGGTAATGCCAATGGTCAAGAAAGCAGCTCTTCAACAACCATCTTCAACAACGAGCCAGGGTATCGATCCACTTCCATCACTTGTTCTCTGAATGGTCATACTCCTGGATACTATGGCCCTATGAGTATTGAGAATTTTAAAAAGCTTAACGAAGCCTATCAAATCCTCCAAACGGCTTTGAAACGAGGCTTGCCAACGCTCAATCAAAAAAACGGGAAGGTCGATGTAACCTATACCTACACATGTTCAGGGAATGGGAATGATAACTGCTCGCAACAAGCCACAGGTGTAAGCAATCAAAACGGCGGAACCAAGACTGAAACCCAAACCATAGACGGCAAGCAAGTGAATATCACGATCAGTTCGAAAGTCGTTGATAGCGGAGCAAGTGGTAACACATCAGGTGTCTCCTACACCGAAATCACCAACCAATTAAACGGAGTGCCTGATAACGCTCAAGCCTTGTTAGCGCAAGCGAGCACGCTCATCAACACCATCAACACCGCATGCCCGTATTTCCATGCTAATAATAGCAGTGAGGCTAATGCCCCAAAATTCACTACTACTACTGGGAAAATATGCGGTGCTTTTTCAGAAGAAATCAGCGCGATCCAAAAGATGATCACGGACGCGCAAGAGCTTGTCAATCAAACGAGTGTGATTAACAGCAATGAACAAACAAATCAACAAGTGGGAGGCAGTAATGGCAAGCCTTTCAACCCCTACACAGACGCTAGCTTCGCGCAAGGCATGCTCGCTAACGCGCAAGCGCAAGCCAAAATGCTCAATTTGAGCGAACAAGTGGGGCAAACCCTTAACCCTGACAGGCTTACCGGGAATTTTCAACATTTTGTTAAAGACTTTTTAGCCACATGCAATAACCCCTCAACAGCTGGCACTAGTGGCACACAAGGTTCACCTCCTGGCACAGTGACCACTCAAACTTTCGCTTCCGGTTGCGCCTATGTGGAACAAACCATAACGAATTTAAACAACTCCATCGCTCATTTTGGCACTCAAGAACAGCAGATACAGCAAGCCGAAAACATCGCTGACACTCTAGTGAATTTCAAATCCCGATACAGCGAATTGGGCAACACTTATAACAGCATCACCACCGCGCTCTCCAAAGTCCCTAACGCGCAAAGCTTGCAAAGCGTGGTGAGCCAAAAGAACAACCCCTATAGCCCGCAAGGCATAGAAACCAATTATTACTTGAATCAAAATTCTTATAACCAAATCCAAACCATCAACCAAGAACTAGGGCGTAACCCTTTCAGGAAAATGGGCATCGTCAGCTCTCAAACCAACAACGGTGCCATGAATGGGATCGGTATTCAAGTGGGTTACAAGCAATTCTTTGGGCAAAAAAGAAAATGGGGCGCTAGGTATTACGGCTTTTTTGATTACAACCATGCATTTATTAAATCCAGCTTCTTCAACTCGGCTTCTGATGTATGGACTTATGGCTTTGGAGCGGACGCTCTTTATAACTTCATCAACGATAAAGCCACTAATTTCTTAGGCAAGAACAACAAGCTTTCCGTGGGGCTTTTTGGCGGGATTGCGTTAGCGGGCACTTCATGGCTTAATTCTGAATATGTGAATTTAGCCACCGTGAATAATGTCTATAACGCTAAAATGAATGTGGCGAATTTCCAATTCTTATTCAACATGGGAGTGAGAATGAATCTAGCCAGACCTAAGAAAAAAGACAGCGATCATGTGGCTCAGCATGGGATTGAGCTAGGCGTGAAAATCCCCACCATCAACACCAATTATTATTCCTTTATGGGGGCTGAACTCAAATACAGAAGGCTTTATAGCGTGTATTTGAATTATGTGTTCGCTTACTAAAAGCTTAAAACCCTTTGTGAAACTCCCTTTTTAAGGGGTTTCTTTTGAAGGGATTTCTTTTTTTTTGGGGGTTTCTTTTTTGAACTTTTTTTTGAACCCTCTTTTTTTTAAACTCTCTTTTTTTTGAACCCTCTCTTTTTTTCTTTTAAACTCTCTTGCTTTTTAACTTTCTTTTTTTTAAAATTTTTTTTCTTTGAACTTTCTTTTTTGAACTTTCTTGTTTGAATTATCTTTTTTTTGCTGATCCCCACTGCTTTCGCTTTTTAATCTTTGAGTTTTATTTTTGGGGGGGTTTGATGTAAAATCCTTTTTAGCGTTTTTGACGATTTGGTTAGTGGAAAACTTGACGCTAATTTAAGCGATAGTTTTTAAAAAAGTGCTTCTTTAGGTGGGGTTAGTGGGGCTAAAAGGGGGAGAATGGTTTCAAATACTTCCTATCTTTTTAAGAAAATAAAATAAAACTTTAATAAAATAAGTTTTACAATAAAATGAGAGCTAAAACGATAAAACAAAGTTTCAAAACCCCATTTTTAAAAATGTAAAGAACATTAAAATTAATAAAGCTTATGGTGGAAATAAAGTTGAAAACAACCTAACGCTTTAATTCAAATCAAAGCGTTAAATCCAACCAAGCGGTAAAACTAAAACACCCTTTTAAAAGCGTTTTAGCGTGTTTTGACAAAAATGACTAAACCTTAAGCGTGCTCAGATTTTTGCTTTTCTCTATACTCTATGATCATGCTGTGGATTTCATCTTTTAATTTTAATTTTTGTTTTTTCATGTGGCTGACTTCAGCGTCGCTAGCGTTTTGTTGCTCAGCGGTTTTGATGTCGTCATCAAGCTGGTTGTGTTTCTCAAAAATCTTATCAAAATGCGGGTTATTCGCTTTTAACACGCTGATTTCGTCTCTAAATTCATGGAACATGGTTTTCTCCTTTAAGTTTGGATGTTTAAAGTATAATAAACTATCTTTTTAAAAAAACAACTTAAAAGAGCTATAAAATAGCCTTAAAATGCACGATAAAACAACAAAAAGGAATACCCATGGACATTCGCAACGAATTTTTACAATTTTTTCAAAATAAAGGGCATGCCGTTTATCCCAGCATGCCTTTAGTGCCTAATGACGCTACCTTGCTTTTTACCAATGCCGGCATGGTGCAATTTAAAGATATTTTTACCGGGATGGTGCCGCGCCCTAGCATTCCTAGAGCGGCAAGTTCGCAATTGTGCATGCGAGCGGGTGGCAAGCATAACGATTTAGAAAATGTCGGTTACACCGCAAGGCACCACACGCTTTTTGAAATGCTAGGGAATTTCTCTTTTGGGGATTATTTCAAAGAAGAAGCGATCTTGTTTGCGTGGGAATTTGTAACCAAAAATTTAGGGTTTAAGCCTAAAGATTTATACATCAGCGTGCATGAAAAAGACGATGAAGCCGTTAAGCTGTGGGAAAAGTTTGTGCCTTTTGACAGGATTAAAAAAATGGGCGATAAAGATAATTTCTGGCAAATGGGCGATAGCGGGCCTTGCGGGCCTTGCAGTGAAATCTATATTGATCAAGGCGAAAAACACTTTAAGGGGAGCGAGGATTATTTTGGGGGCGAGGGCGATAGGTTTTTAGAAATTTGGAATCTGGTGTTCATGCAATACGAACGCTCTAATGATGGCGTTTTATCCCCCTTGCCAAAGCCTAGCATTGATACAGGCATGGGATTAGAAAGGGTGCAAGCACTATTAGAGCATAAGCTCAATAATTTTGATTCTTCATTATTTGCACCCTTAATGGCAGAAATCAGCGAGCTTACAAGCCTAGATTATGCGAGCGAGTTCCAACCAAGCTTTAGGGTAGTGGCCGATCACGCAAGGGCGGTGGCGTTCTTGCTCGCTCAAGTGGTGCATTTCAATAAAGAAGGCCGTGGCTATGTTTTAAGGCGCATTTTAAGGCGGGCCTTAAGGCATGGGTATTTAATGGGCTTAAAAGAAGCATTTTTATACAAAGTCGTGGGCGTGGTGTGCGAGCAATTTTCTAGCACGCATGCGTATTTGAAAGAGTCTAAAGAAATGGTGATGAAAGAATGCTTTGAAGAAGAAGAGCGCTTTTTAGAGACTTTGGAATCTGGCATGGAATTGTTTAACTTGTCTTTAAAGCATTTGAATAAAAATAAAATCTTTGATGGCAAGATCGCTTTCAAGCTTTATGACACTTTTGGTTTTCCTTTGGATTTAACAAACGACATGCTAAGAAGTCATGGGGCGTGCGTGGATATGCAAGGCTTTGAATTGTGCATGCAAGAGCAAGTGAAACGCTCTAAAGCTTCATGGAAAGGCAAGCAAAATAATGCTGATTTTAGCGCTATTTTAAACGCTTATGCGCCTAATGAATTTGTGGGGTATGAAACGACAGAATGTCCTGCTAAAGCCTTAGGGTTTTTTGATAGCGATTTTAAAGAAATAACCGATGCAAAGCCTAGCCAAGAAGTCTGGGTGTTGTTAGAAAAAACCCCTTTTTATGCAGAAGGTGGGGGGGCTATAGGCGATAGGGGCGCGCTTTTTAAAAACAATGAAGAAGCGGCTATAGTGTCAGACACAAAAAACTTTTTTGGGCTTAATTTTTCGCTTCTTGAAATCAAAAAAGCGCTAAAAAAAGGCGATCAAGTGATCGCGCAAGTGAGCGATGAGCGCTTAGAAATCGCCAAACACCATAGCGCGACGCATTTATTGCAAAGCGCTTTAAGAGAAGTTTTAGGCTCGCATGTGAGTCAAGCGGGGAGTTTAGTGGAATCCAAACGATTGCGCTTTGATTTCTCGCACCCTAAAGCGCTCAATGATGAAGAGTTAGAAAAAGTAGAAGATTTGGTTAATGCTCAAATTTTCAAGCACCTAAATAGCCAGGTGGAGCATATGCCCTTAAATCAAGCCAAAGATAAGGGAGCGTTAGCGTTATTCAGTGAAAAATACGCTGAAAATGTGCGCGTGGTGAGTTTTAAAGAAGCGTCCATTGAATTGTGTGGGGGCATTCATGTGGAAAATACCGGGCTTATTGGGGGGTTTAGGATTCTTAAAGAAAGCGGGGTGAGTAGTGGGGTCAGACGCATTGAAGCGGTGTGCGGGAAGGCCTTTTACCAACTGGCTAAAGAAGAAAGTAAAGAGCTTAAAAACGCTAAGATCGCATTAAAAAATAACGATGTGATAGCCGGCATCAACAAGCTTAAAGAGAGCGTGAAAAACAGCCAAAAAGCCCCCGTTTCTATGGATTTGCCGATTGAAAAAATCCATGGCGTGAGTTTGGTGGTGGGCGTAGTGGAACAAGGCGACATTAAAGAAATGATTGACCGATTGAAAGGTAAGCATGAAAGATTGCTCGCTATGGTGTTTAAAAAAGAAAATGAGCGCATAACTCTCGCATGCGGGGTGAAAAACGCCCCCATAAAAGCGAACGCATGGGCTAATGAAGTGGCACAAATTTTAGGGGGCAAAGGGGGCGGGAGAGATGATTTTGCGAGCGCTGGAGGCAAGGATACAGAAAAATTGCAAGCCGCGCTCAATTTAGCGAAAAATACCGCTCTTAAAGCTTTAGAGGGATAGCATGGAGTTGGTTTTAGGCTCTCAATCCAGCGCTAGGGCGAATCTTTTAAAAGAGCATGGGATTAAGTTTGAACAAAAAGCGCTAGATTTTGATGAAGAAAGCCTAAAAACCACAGACCCTAGGGAGTTTGTCTATTTGGCGTGCAAGGGGAAATTAGAAAAAGCTAAAGAATTACTTGCAAACAATTGCGTTATCGTGGTTGCTGATAGCGTGGTGAGCGTAAATTGTCAAATGCAACGAAAAGCTCAAAACAAGCGAGAAGCCCTTGAATTTTTAAAACTCCAAAATGGCAATGAAATAGAGGTTTTAACCTGCTCGGCATTGATTTCTCCTAAATTAGAATGGCTGGATCTATCGGTTTTTAGAGCGCGTTTAAAAGCGTTTGATCCTAACGAAATAGAAAAATATTTAGAGAGCGGTTTGTGGCAAGAAAGCGCGGGCTGTGTGCGGTTAGAAGACTTTCATAGGCCCTATATTAAAAGCTCAAGCGAGAATTTGAGTGTGGGTTTGGGGCTGAATGTGGAAGGCTTGTTAGGGGCGCTAAAATTAGGGGCTAAACTTTCATCATTATAAACGCTATTGTTTTATAAACATTAAAACACTATCCACTGACTGATAAACCCCTTGACAAACAAAAAAACGATATACTCTAGCATTTGATGTTTAAGGAGTTGTCATGGGGTCTTGGTCTCGTATTCTTGTATCAATCTTGGTGGTGGTTTTGGGATTAGCGCTTACTGCCATGCTAATAAATTGGCATGTTTAGCGGGAATGATCGTGGCTATGGCATTATTACAGATTTTAGCGCTCTATCATCTACAATGTGGTGGTGGTCTTTATCAAAAATAACATGGTTTTGTGTGGGCTATATCGCTTTATGGGGGCTTATGCTTTTTATGGGTCGTCTTACATGCTCTACAATAGAAGACTATTCGTAAAAATTGATTGGAAAAATTAAAATAGGGGGGGGGACGCTAGAACCTTTAAAAACAGGTTCTAGCAAAAATACAAGGTTAGGGATTATTTCCCAAAACGCCCACCGGTGGTAGGGTAGCCATAAACAGAGCCGTCTTTGATTTTCATGTGATCTTCCCAAGGTAATTTGTATTTACCAGCGGCTAAGTCTTTGATGTAGGTTAAGCCTGCGTCATGTTCTCCGCCCGGTTTAGCCACATACCCTCTATGGCCTAGGTTGTAAATGTTGTTTTCTAAGCCCCAGCTCAAGCGAGCGTTGTCTGCCATTTTAGGATAGATTTCCCCGGTTACAATCTCCCAAGGGTTGCGGTGCCCTTGAACAAGAGTCGTGCCATCAAAGTTACAGATTTGCCCCTCACCAAAGTAGTAAAAGACATTATCATAGCCGGCTAAATTCACGCTCACGGTATACATCAAATTGTGCCACGCGTTGGAGCGGTTAGTCAAAATCCATTGATCATTGACTTGAGTGCTATAGCCTGAAATACGGATATACACATTGCACCCTTTATAGGCTGCTTCTCTAGCGAGCTCTGGAATCATGCCGTCATGGCAAATGCACACGGCTAATTTTGATCCGCCCGGACCCTCGCACACAGGCATTCCTAAATCCCCAGGATACCATGGTTCAATGGGATTCCATGGGAATAGCTTGCGGTATTTTAAAATGATTTCACCTTGCGGATCAATGATGATGGCGGTGTTGTAGGGGTTTTTGTTAGAATCAGGATTGCGTTCCATGATTGAAAAAACGCCATAAACTTTCGCTTCTTTACACGCTTTAGCGTAAGCTTCTGTCTCTTTACCTGGGACATCTAATAAAAACTCTTCGCTAAGCCACTTAGCGGTATTCAAACCTTGCGTGCTATACTCAGGGAAAATGATAAGTTCCACTCCCGGATACCCCGCTTTAGTCGCATGCAAGGTTCTAATAATGCTTTCAATATTGTGATCAATATCCTTACGGCTATTGACAATTGGCACAGGAAACTGAATGGCTGCCACTAAGAACCCTTCAATAGGTTTGCCCATACTACCGATACTTCCCATAATAACTCCTTCTAAAAGTTTTGTCGCAATAACAATAACAATTATTGCGAGAGAATACTATTACAAGAGAACTAATTTAGAGTAAATGCGAGATTTTTTGATAAAAAGATTTAAATCTATTTTTAAAGCGCTTTTTCAACCTCTATAGGCAACGTTTTAAAAACCCCTAAAAACCCTTTAACAATTCCACAAATTCCTTAAAAATATAGTGGCTCTCTTTGGGGCCGGGGCTGCTTTCTGGGTGGTGCTGGACAGAGATAATGGGAGCGTTTTTATAACGCACGCCCTCAATGGTGTTGTCAAAAAGATTGCGGTGCGTGATAGTAGCGATTTCTTCAATTGCTTCAGGGACGCAATAGTTGTGGTTTTGCGCGGTGATTTCAACGGCGTTTGTTTTCAGGTTTTTAACGGGGTGGTTGCTCCCATGATGGCCAAATTTGAGCTTGTA
It encodes:
- the maf gene encoding septum formation inhibitor Maf; translation: MELVLGSQSSARANLLKEHGIKFEQKALDFDEESLKTTDPREFVYLACKGKLEKAKELLANNCVIVVADSVVSVNCQMQRKAQNKREALEFLKLQNGNEIEVLTCSALISPKLEWLDLSVFRARLKAFDPNEIEKYLESGLWQESAGCVRLEDFHRPYIKSSSENLSVGLGLNVEGLLGALKLGAKLSSL
- a CDS encoding YdcH family protein; amino-acid sequence: MFHEFRDEISVLKANNPHFDKIFEKHNQLDDDIKTAEQQNASDAEVSHMKKQKLKLKDEIHSMIIEYREKQKSEHA
- the alaS gene encoding alanine--tRNA ligase; translation: MDIRNEFLQFFQNKGHAVYPSMPLVPNDATLLFTNAGMVQFKDIFTGMVPRPSIPRAASSQLCMRAGGKHNDLENVGYTARHHTLFEMLGNFSFGDYFKEEAILFAWEFVTKNLGFKPKDLYISVHEKDDEAVKLWEKFVPFDRIKKMGDKDNFWQMGDSGPCGPCSEIYIDQGEKHFKGSEDYFGGEGDRFLEIWNLVFMQYERSNDGVLSPLPKPSIDTGMGLERVQALLEHKLNNFDSSLFAPLMAEISELTSLDYASEFQPSFRVVADHARAVAFLLAQVVHFNKEGRGYVLRRILRRALRHGYLMGLKEAFLYKVVGVVCEQFSSTHAYLKESKEMVMKECFEEEERFLETLESGMELFNLSLKHLNKNKIFDGKIAFKLYDTFGFPLDLTNDMLRSHGACVDMQGFELCMQEQVKRSKASWKGKQNNADFSAILNAYAPNEFVGYETTECPAKALGFFDSDFKEITDAKPSQEVWVLLEKTPFYAEGGGAIGDRGALFKNNEEAAIVSDTKNFFGLNFSLLEIKKALKKGDQVIAQVSDERLEIAKHHSATHLLQSALREVLGSHVSQAGSLVESKRLRFDFSHPKALNDEELEKVEDLVNAQIFKHLNSQVEHMPLNQAKDKGALALFSEKYAENVRVVSFKEASIELCGGIHVENTGLIGGFRILKESGVSSGVRRIEAVCGKAFYQLAKEESKELKNAKIALKNNDVIAGINKLKESVKNSQKAPVSMDLPIEKIHGVSLVVGVVEQGDIKEMIDRLKGKHERLLAMVFKKENERITLACGVKNAPIKANAWANEVAQILGGKGGGRDDFASAGGKDTEKLQAALNLAKNTALKALEG
- the babA gene encoding Hop family adhesin BabA, whose product is MKKHILSLALGSLLVSTLSAEDDGFYMSAGYQIGEAAQMVKNTKGIQQLSDNYENLSKLLTRYSTLNTLIKLSSDPSAINAARENLGASAKNLIGEKASPAYQAVLLAINAAVGFWNVLGYVTQCGGNANGQESSSSTTIFNNEPGYRSTSITCSLNGHTPGYYGPMSIENFKKLNEAYQILQTALKRGLPTLNQKNGKVDVTYTYTCSGNGNDNCSQQATGVSNQNGGTKTETQTIDGKQVNITISSKVVDSGASGNTSGVSYTEITNQLNGVPDNAQALLAQASTLINTINTACPYFHANNSSEANAPKFTTTTGKICGAFSEEISAIQKMITDAQELVNQTSVINSNEQTNQQVGGSNGKPFNPYTDASFAQGMLANAQAQAKMLNLSEQVGQTLNPDRLTGNFQHFVKDFLATCNNPSTAGTSGTQGSPPGTVTTQTFASGCAYVEQTITNLNNSIAHFGTQEQQIQQAENIADTLVNFKSRYSELGNTYNSITTALSKVPNAQSLQSVVSQKNNPYSPQGIETNYYLNQNSYNQIQTINQELGRNPFRKMGIVSSQTNNGAMNGIGIQVGYKQFFGQKRKWGARYYGFFDYNHAFIKSSFFNSASDVWTYGFGADALYNFINDKATNFLGKNNKLSVGLFGGIALAGTSWLNSEYVNLATVNNVYNAKMNVANFQFLFNMGVRMNLARPKKKDSDHVAQHGIELGVKIPTINTNYYSFMGAELKYRRLYSVYLNYVFAY
- a CDS encoding formamidase, which codes for MGSIGSMGKPIEGFLVAAIQFPVPIVNSRKDIDHNIESIIRTLHATKAGYPGVELIIFPEYSTQGLNTAKWLSEEFLLDVPGKETEAYAKACKEAKVYGVFSIMERNPDSNKNPYNTAIIIDPQGEIILKYRKLFPWNPIEPWYPGDLGMPVCEGPGGSKLAVCICHDGMIPELAREAAYKGCNVYIRISGYSTQVNDQWILTNRSNAWHNLMYTVSVNLAGYDNVFYYFGEGQICNFDGTTLVQGHRNPWEIVTGEIYPKMADNARLSWGLENNIYNLGHRGYVAKPGGEHDAGLTYIKDLAAGKYKLPWEDHMKIKDGSVYGYPTTGGRFGK